GGAGCCCAGGCCGTCGACGAAGCTGGATCCGGGGACCCGCCGCACCCCGTCGCGGGTGACGGTCTCCCGGGAGCCGGCCGCGACCAGGTGGCGGATGTGCGGCTCGTGCGCGCAGTCGCCGGTGTTGAACCAGAGGGAGACCGACTCCACGTCCCGGCCGCGCAGATCCAGGCGGGCCAGCTGGGCCCAGGTGGCCGCGAACCCGAGGACCCCGGTGGGCCGCCAGCGCTCGATGGCGTCCACCACCGCCGCGCCGTCGTTCTGGGTGGACAGGAACAGCAGCTCACTGCGGTTGCACAGGGCCAGGTTGAGCGCCGAGATGCCGGCGGCGTGGGCGGCCGGCAGCGCGCTGAGGATCCGGGCCGTGCCCCTGGCCCGCGGTGCGGCCAGCCGGAACACCCGGGTGGCGGCGAACAGGCTGGCGTTGGAGTGCACCACCGCGGTGGGCATCCGGGTGGTGCCCGAGGAGTGCGTGATGGCGATCGGGTCGTCGGCGTGGTGCCGGTACGGCGCGGGCGCCTGCGCCGGGTCCCCGGTTCCGGTCGCGGCGGCGTCGCCGTGGACGCGCACCCCGAGGTCCTCGCCGGCCAGCCGCTCCCGGTGCTCCGGGTCGGTGAGCAGCCCGACGCCGCGCAGCCGCCGGATGTACTCGGCGGCGATGTCGCCCGGGATGTACTGGTTCATCAGCGCCGGGATCGCGCCCAGCCAGGTCAGCGCCAGGAAGTTCAGCAGGCAGTCCGCCGAGCCGGAGACGTAGACCGCGACCGGGTCGCGCGGGCCGATGCCCTGCGCGTGCCACCAGGCCGCCCTGGCCGCCACCCGCTCACGAAGCCGGCCGAGGGTCAGCGGCTGTCCGGCCGGGAGCCCGTCGACCGGGACGTCGAAGGCGGCGCCCGGGCCGTCCGGGTCGGCCCCGTGCTCGAACAGCTTGTGCAGCACGTTGCCCGCGCCCAGGCCGGGGTCGGCGGCCAGCCGCGCTCTGATGTTGGTGCCCGTCACTCTGCGCTCCTTGGGGGGTGTCCGTGCGGGTGTCCGTCCGGCTGCCGCTGCGGGTGATCCTGCGGTTGCGGCTGTCCGCTCATCCGGCCTTGACCGCCTTCTCGACGGCCGCTCTGAGCTGCGCCCTGGTGGGCTGGCAGGCCAGGTCGAGCCCCCGGGCGAAGGGCAGCACGGCGCCGTCCGGCCGGGTGACCCGGCGGGGCGGCGCGATCAGCCGCATCTCCTCGGCCGCGGTCGCGACGATCTCCGCGCCGATGCCGCAGCTCCGGTTGGAGTCGTCGACGACGACCAGCCGCCCGGTCCGCTCCAGGGAGGCGGCCAGCCCGGACCAGTCGAAGGGGAACAGCGACCGCGGGTCGAAGACCTCGACCGAGACCGAGCCGGCCAGCTCCTCGGCCACCGCCAGGGCGTCGTGGACCAGATGGCCCACCGCCACCACGGTGACGTCGGTGCCGCCGCGGTGGATCCGGCCGACCCCCAGCGGTACGGGCGCGAGCCCGGCGAAGTCCACGTCCTCGCGCACCCCGAGGGCTCCGGAGGGGGCGAAGACCACCACCGGGTCGTCGTCCCTGATCGCCGTCGCCAGCAGCCCGTAGGCGTCGGACGGGGTGGCCGGCACCACCGTCTTCACCCCGACGTGGGCGAACAGGCTGTACGGGTGGTCGGAGTGCTGGCCGGCCCAGCTCTCCCGGGAGCCGGAGCCCGGCAGCAGGTAGGTCACCGGCACCCGGGTCTGGCCGCCGGTCATCAGCGAGAACTTGTGGGCCTGGTTGGCGATCTGCTCGAAGACCAGGAACAGCAGCGCCGGGATCTGGAACTCGATCAGCGGCCGCAGCCCGGCCATGGCCGCGCCGGTGGCGAAGCTGGTGAACGCCTGCTCGGAGATGGGCGTGTCCAGCACCCGCTCCGGGCCGAACCGCTTCAGCAGCCCGGCGGTGGCGTGGGTGACGGCCACGCCGACGTCCTCGCCGAACACGCAGACGTCGGGGTCCCGGTCCATCTCGTCGCCGATGGCGCGGTTCAGCGCCTTGAGGTAGGAGAGGTTCGGCATCAGAGCGCACCCGCCCTGGCCCGCATTCCGGTGGCGTACAGGTGGTCCAGCGCGGTGGCCGGATCGGGGTGCGGGCTCTCGCAGGCGAAGCGCACCGCCCGGTCGAGCAGCTCCGCGAGTTCCGCGTCGATCGCGTCGCGGGTGGTGGCGGGGATGCGCGCGCCCTGGATCTCCAGCGGGTCCCGGGCCCGGCCGGCGGCCACCTCCGCGTCCGTGCGGTAGCGGGGGCGCGCGGTGTGCTCCCAGGTGTGGTGGGCGTCGAAACGGTAGGTGGTGCACTCCAGCAGGGTCGGCCCCCGGCCCGTCCTGGCGTGGGCGACCGCCTCGGCGGTGGCGTCGAGGACCGCCTCCGGGTCCGTCCCGTCCACGGTTCGGGCCGGGATGCCGAAGGCGGCGGCCCGGCCGAGGATGCTGCCGGCCACCGTGTCCGCGGTCCGCATCGAGGTCGCGAATCCGTTGTTCTCGCAGACCAGCACGACCGGCACCCGCCACAGCGCGGCCAGGTTGA
The sequence above is drawn from the Kitasatospora sp. NBC_00315 genome and encodes:
- a CDS encoding class I adenylate-forming enzyme family protein produces the protein MTGTNIRARLAADPGLGAGNVLHKLFEHGADPDGPGAAFDVPVDGLPAGQPLTLGRLRERVAARAAWWHAQGIGPRDPVAVYVSGSADCLLNFLALTWLGAIPALMNQYIPGDIAAEYIRRLRGVGLLTDPEHRERLAGEDLGVRVHGDAAATGTGDPAQAPAPYRHHADDPIAITHSSGTTRMPTAVVHSNASLFAATRVFRLAAPRARGTARILSALPAAHAAGISALNLALCNRSELLFLSTQNDGAAVVDAIERWRPTGVLGFAATWAQLARLDLRGRDVESVSLWFNTGDCAHEPHIRHLVAAGSRETVTRDGVRRVPGSSFVDGLGSTEMGHSAFHITHSTGTERYGRCVGVPHGFAEVALLDVGTGREVPVGEVGHFGLKAPSLAPGYWNDSGATYRNRLNGYYLTGDLMYRDEEGYYFHVDRAVDSVDLGGGEWLYTAMSEERILANCPDVHDCTVVSVEVDGTVVTDVLLALHSTADPDADRTPAVRAALTEAAAATLRRVVAISEDELIIGPTGKVRKFLMRQRHLAETTAV
- a CDS encoding alpha-ketoacid dehydrogenase subunit beta, producing the protein MPNLSYLKALNRAIGDEMDRDPDVCVFGEDVGVAVTHATAGLLKRFGPERVLDTPISEQAFTSFATGAAMAGLRPLIEFQIPALLFLVFEQIANQAHKFSLMTGGQTRVPVTYLLPGSGSRESWAGQHSDHPYSLFAHVGVKTVVPATPSDAYGLLATAIRDDDPVVVFAPSGALGVREDVDFAGLAPVPLGVGRIHRGGTDVTVVAVGHLVHDALAVAEELAGSVSVEVFDPRSLFPFDWSGLAASLERTGRLVVVDDSNRSCGIGAEIVATAAEEMRLIAPPRRVTRPDGAVLPFARGLDLACQPTRAQLRAAVEKAVKAG
- a CDS encoding thiamine pyrophosphate-dependent dehydrogenase E1 component subunit alpha; the protein is MTDATTGPATGPAAALYRSVALIRGFEQRAIELVRAKVVLGGIHPYTGQEAIAAGTCAALRPDDVITSTHRGHGHVLAKGADPARMMAELAGRTTGLNRGRGGSMHAADFGVGVLGANAIVGAAVPIAAGAAWAFRRAGSDRVALSYFGDGAVSQGVVLETFNLAALWRVPVVLVCENNGFATSMRTADTVAGSILGRAAAFGIPARTVDGTDPEAVLDATAEAVAHARTGRGPTLLECTTYRFDAHHTWEHTARPRYRTDAEVAAGRARDPLEIQGARIPATTRDAIDAELAELLDRAVRFACESPHPDPATALDHLYATGMRARAGAL